A stretch of Anas acuta chromosome 3, bAnaAcu1.1, whole genome shotgun sequence DNA encodes these proteins:
- the MSH5 gene encoding mutS protein homolog 5, protein MSSTSTTSCPLPSLLVPEQEDQECSETHMSVLWYAGQFAVTYYDTEDCSVYFMPDTPDNEDLDLLQKVVEEVHPQCIVTSAKQDQNIAKFLADLTASDSDKDVGKTEIVLFPNTDFGLEVSKQRILSRQFPFIPSHMTATEKILYLSSVIPFESPLVIRALGGLLKFLDRRRVGIELEESSVVVPILAFKKFVLSDTVNMDQDAYCVLQIFKSDIHPSVYKLSSGLKEGFSLYGILNRCRCKWGEKLLKLWLTRPTRNLTELNKRLDVIHFFLLAQNHETVLTLQDCLRNIKNVPLILKRMTLSHTKVSDWQALYKTLYSAVCLRDTCRSLPSNIELFQTISRVFTDDLHYIASLISKVVDFEGSISENRFTVRPNVDPTIDEKKRRLMGLSDFLTEVARKELETLDDHIPSCCVIYIPLIGFLLSIPRLPTMVEKSDFEIEGLDFMFLSEDKLHYRSARTKELDSLLGDLHCEIRDQETLIMHQLQTKILEKSDVLSSVIEYTAHLDVLLALAVMARENSYCRPRFTHRHGFHIKEGRHPLMELCAKTFVANPVNSGEAARRIKIITGPNSSGKSVYLKQVGLIVFMALIGSYVPAAEAEIGAIDGIYTRIHSRESVSVGLSTFMIDLNQVAKAVNNATERSLVLIDEFGKGTNTLDGLSLLAAVLRYWINQGTRCPQVFVSTNFHSLMQLELLPASPLLEYLTMETHQDGDELVFFYQIKQGVSTVSHAANIAALAGMPAKIIERGVEVSELIRNGKAIKRIDHPSKGDQMEKCKSVVEKFLCLDLDDPNLDLEEFMRKEVLPSAASIL, encoded by the coding sequence ATGAGTTCGACATCAACCACAAGCTGTCCCTTGCCATCACTGCTTGTGCCCGAACAAGAGGACCAGGAGTGTTCTGAGACACATATGTCTGTTCTGTGGTATGCAGGGCAGTTTGCAGTTACTTACTATGATACGGAAGACTGCTCAGTTTACTTCATGCCTGACACACCTGATAATGAAGACCTTGACCTACTGCAAAAAGTAGTTGAGGAAGTTCATCCTCAATGCATAGTGACAAGCGCAAAACAGGACCAGAATATTGCCAAATTCCTGGCTGACCTAACAGCTAGTGATAGTGATAAAGATgtgggaaaaacagaaattgtcTTGTTTCCTAACACAGACTTTGGCCTAGAAGTCAGCAAACAACGAATCCTATCTAGGCAATTTCCATTCATCCCATCCCATATGACTGCAACAGAGAAAATTCTCTACTTGTCCTCGGTCATCCCTTTTGAGAGCCCACTTGTAATACGAGCTCTAGGGGGGCTCCTTAAGTTCCTAGACAGGAGAAGGGTTGGAATTGAGCTAGAAGAAAGCAGTGTTGTGGTTCCTATTTTGGCCTTTAAAAAGTTTGTGCTGTCAGATACTGTGAATATGGACCAAGACGCTTACTGTGTCCTACAGATATTTAAAAGTGATATCCATCCTTCTGTGTACAAGCTGTCTAGTGGATTAAAAGAAGGATTCAGTTTATATGGGATTTTAAACCGCTGCAGGTgcaaatggggagaaaaactaCTGAAGCTGTGGCTTACACGACCTACTCGGAACTTGACAGAGCTAAACAAACGGCTGGATGTTATCCACTTCTTCCTGCTGGCTCAGAACCATGAAACAGTCCTCACCCTTCAAGATTGTCTCAGGAATATAAAAAACGTGCCTCTTATTCTAAAAAGAATGACTCTTTCCCATACAAAAGTTAGTGACTGGCAAGCTCTCTATAAGACACTGTATAGTGCAGTGTGCCTTAGAGACACGTGCCGTTCTCTGCCCAGTAACATCGAACTCTTTCAGACTATTTCACGTGTCTTCACTGATGACCTGCACTACATCGCCAGTCTCATCAGCAAAGTGGTGGACTTTGAAGGCAGCATCTCAGAGAACCGCTTCACTGTTAGACCTAATGTGGATCCCACCATTGATGAAAAGAAACGAAGGCTCATGGGACTGTCAGACTTTCTTACAGAAGTGGCACGGAAAGAACTGGAAACCTTGGACGACCATATTCCTTCCTGCTGTGTGATCTACATTCCTCTGATTGGGTTCCTTCTCTCCATTCCACGGCTACCAACTATGGTGGAGAAGAGTGACTTTGAAATTGAAGGCTTGGACTTCATGTTTTTGTCAGAGGATAAACTGCACTACAGAAGTGCGAGGACTAAGGAGCTAGACAGCCTGCTGGGTGACTTGCACTGTGAGATAAGAGACCAGGAAACACTAATTATGCACCAGCTGCAGACAAAGATCTTGGAGAAGTCTGATGTGCTTAGCAGCGTGATCGAATACACTGCACACCTTGACGTGCTGCTGGCTTTGGCAGTGATGGCTCGGGAGAACTCCTACTGCCGGCCGCGCTTCACTCACCGCCACGGCTTCCACATCAAGGAAGGGAGACACCCGCTCATGGAACTATGCGCAAAGACTTTTGTGGCCAATCCTGTGAACAGCGGTGAGGCTGCCAGGCGAATAAAGATCATCACAGGGCCCAACTCATCTGGAAAGAGCGTCTACTTAAAGCAAGTAGGTCTTATAGTATTTATGGCTCTGATTGGCAGTTACGTCCCTGCAGCTGAGGCAGAGATTGGAGCAATTGACGGGATTTACACAAGAATCCACAGCAGGGAATCTGTTTCTGTAGGGCTCTCCACTTTCATGATTGATCTTAACCAGGTTGCCAAGGCAGTGAACAATGCTACAGAGAGGTCCTTGGTGCTTATTGATGAGTTTGGTAAAGGGACCAACACACTGGATGGGCTGTCCCTTCTGGCTGCCGTGCTGAGGTACTGGATCAATCAAGGAACCCGCTGTCCGCAGGTCTTTGTCTCCACGAATTTTCACAGCTTGATGCAGCTAGAACTCCTGCCTGCCTCACCTCTGCTGGAGTACCTGACCATGGAGACCCACCAAGATGGAGATGAGTTGGTATTTTTCTATCAGATCAAACAAGGCGTGTCCACTGTCAGTCATGCTGCCAACATCGCTGCGTTAGCTGGAATGCCAGCCAAAATTATTGAAAGAGGAGTGGAAGTATCGGAACTGATTCGCAATGGAAAAGCTATCAAACGTATCGATCACCCTTCAAAAGGAGACCAGATGGAAAAATGCAAGTCTGTTGTGGAAAAGTTTCTTTGCCTAGACCTTGATGATCCCAATCTGGACTTAGAAGAGTTCATGCGTAAAGAggtgctgccttctgcagcctCAATTCTGTAA